The sequence TGCTTCGCGGCGCAGGCCGCTCGGTGCGACGAACTCCGGGGGGAGTCCGCCCCTGCGCCAGACGACCTCGCCGAGATCATCTCGGCGTGCGCTGAACCTCTGCCGAGCCCTGACGCGACCTGCTCGCAGCGCTGCACCGACGAGCGCCAGGCGTGCCTCGAAACGTGCTCCCGCTCGAGCTGGGAAGCGTGTACGCCCTGCGCCCACGAGTGCTTTCTTGCCGAGCATCTCTGCAGGGAGCGTTGCGAGTGATCGAGATCCGAGACGCCGCCCCATTGGATTACGCCGCGTTCGCCCGCTTGTTTCCGGCGCTCGGGCCCGAGTTCGCGGTGCCGGACGAGGCACAGTGGCAGGGCGGGATGTTCGCCGACGCGATCGTCGCCGAGGATGGGCAGGGCGTCGCCGGCTACGTGCTCGGCGTGCCCTTCGGCACCGTCGGCCACGTGAGCCAGCTCGTGGTCGACGAAGGACGCAGGCGGGCCGGCCTCGGCAGGCGGTTGATGGCGGCGATGGGGGAGCGGCTGCGGGCGCGCGGCTGCACCAGCTGGCAGCTCAACGTGAAACGCGAGAACGTCGCCGCCTGCCGGCTCTACGAGGGCCTGGGCTTTCGCCACGCGAGCACCTGCTCGTGGATCACGCTCACGTCGGCGATCGTCGAGACGCTGCCCGCGGCGGCGGTGCAGGCGCGGCCGATCGATCCGGCGGACGACGCCGCGATCGACCGCGCCTTCGGGCTCCGCGAGGGCAACATGGCCTGGGGCCGGACCTTTGCAGGCAACGTGCTGCACGAGGTGGTGGACGCCGCCGGCGTGCGGCAGGGCTTCGGCATCTACATGCAGGGCACGCGCTTCGTCGTCCTGCTGCGGCTGCTGCGCCCCGACCTGCTCCGCCCGCTGCTCGCCTCCTTCGGCGCCGGTGCGACCGAGGATGTGCGCGTGGCAGTCGAGGAGAACGACGAGTTGCGCGACGTGCTGCTCGCGCGCGGCGGGCGCCTCGACCTCGAGACCGATCGCCTGGTGGCGCCGCTGGCCGGAGCTGCACGGTGATCCGGGTGCGCGCCGCCCTGGCGGAGGATTACGGCGCCTTTGCCCAGCTGGTGCCCGAGCTCGGAGCCGGCGGTCCGGTGCCCGGCGAGACGCACTGGGCGACGGACCTCGCAAAGCAGAGCCTCGTCGCCGAGTCGAACGGTTCGGTCGTCGGCTACCTCGTCGGCGGCACGGCGGGGCGCTGTGGCCAGGTGCACCAGCTCGTCGTCGATCCGCAGCAGCGTCGCCAGGGCATCGCGCAGCTGCTCCTCGCCGCCTTCGCCGGCAGGCTGCGCGAGGCTGGGTGCACCAGCTGGCAGCTCAACGTCGAGGGGCACAACGCCGCGGCTCGTGCGCTCTACGAGCGGAGCGGGTTTCGGCTGCAGCGTCGCAGCGATTGGGTGGAAGTGCAGGCAGAGGCGCTCACCGACCTGCCCCGCGATGCCACGCTCGTCGGCAGGCTGGTGACACCGGCAGAAGACGAAGCCATCGAAGCGCGTTTCGACCTGCCCGTCGCTGCGATGCGCTGGTTCCGGACGATCGGCGGTGCGGCCCTCGTCGCCGTCGACGCCCGGGACGAGGCACGCAGCTTTGGCGTCTGGTTGCAGGAAAAGCGCCTCGTGCGGCCATTGCGGCTCGACCGTGCGGCAGCACTGCCTGCGCTCCTCGCTCCGGTGGCACCTGCCGGCACGATCACGCTCGTGCTCGAGGAAGGCCTGCCCGAGCTGATCGAGGCGCTCCATGCCGCAGGCGGCACGACCGTGATGCAGGAGTATCGGTACGTCGGCGAGCTGCCTACCGCGCCTCCGGCAGCGACTTGATCCCGAGCCGCTTCAGCTCGGCGTCGATGCGCCCGGTCAGCACGTACCAGGCCATCACGTGATCGGCCCACAACGAGAGGAGCGGGTGCCGGAAGGTGGCGGGCCGGTTCTTCTCGACGAAAAGGTGCGAGAGCCAGGCGGCGCCGTAGGCGATCACGGGGCAGGCGAGGGCCAGCTCCGGCTTGCGGGCCACGAGGGCAGCGCCCAGCCACGAGAGGTAGGCGACGGTCCCGAGGGTGTGGATCGCTCGGGTCGCGTGGCGTCGGTGCTCGCCCAGGTACCAGGGCCAGAACTCGGCGAAGGTCGGGTCGGCGGGAAGCTGCATCGGGCTCTTCTACCACGGCCACGAGCGGCGGATTTCCCGCCCGTATTCATCTGCGAATACGGAGAGTCGGGGCGCCGGGTGGGGCAGCGCACGCTGGGCGGGCTATGGTTCGAGCGGTCGTTCGCTGGAGGTTCTTCGATGTTCGGTCGTCTGCTCGCCTGCTTCTCCTTCTTCGCGCTCGTGGCCCTCGCGGCACCAGCACCGGCAACCGGCACGGGTGGGGTCGGGGGCGCCGGCGGCGTCGCCAGCAACCCCTGCCAGCAGTCGAGCGACTGTCCCGCCGGGCAGCTCTGCTCGGCCGAGGTCGATCCGAGCTGGCCCGCGGGCTCGAGCGGCTATTGCTACGAGCGGCAGTGCACCGTCGACGCCGACTGCGGTCCCGCCGCCGCATGCGACGCGGCGCAGGGATTGTGTCGGGACCGCACCTGCGTCACCGACGCCGACTGTCCCAGTGGGCAGGCATGCATGGAGGTGCACAGCGGTACCGGGGGCACGGGCGGTACCGGCGGCACCGGCGGCGTGGGCGGCACCGGGGGGAGCGCCCGGATCTGCGTGGTGCCGCAGTGCCGGACCGATGCCGACTGCACCGCGGCGGAGTACTGCGACGCCAGCTGGCTGAGCTGCATCCCGCGCAGCTGCACCTCGCAGGCCGACTGCCCCGCGCCTTCGCGCTGCATCCTTTCCGGGAGCGGCACCGGGGGCTCCGGCGGAGCGGCAGGTGCAGGCGGGGCCGGTGGTGTCGGTGGTGTCGGTGGGGCCGGTGGGGCCGGTGGTGTGGGTGGGGCCGGCGGCGATGGCGGCAACGTCGGCGGGAGCGGCGGCGGCGTTGGCGGCTCCTACGGCTATTGCGCGATGCTCGAGTGCACCACCGACGCCGAATGCGGCGGGCGCGGCGACGGCCGCTGGAGCTGCATCGAGGGCGGATGCGCGTTGCCTGCCTGCACCAGCGACAGCGAATGCCTCTCGGACGAGCGCTGCGCCGCGGGCGCCTGCTACCCGGTGACGCCGTGCACCACACAGGCCGACTGCCCCGCCGGCACCACCTGCATGGACGGCGGCTATTGCATCGACACCTGCGCCGGAATGGGCGGCTGCGGCGGCTCCGGCACCGGGGGCGCCGGCGGGAGCGGCGGCACGGGCGGGAGCAACGCCGGCGCCGGCGGCTCCGGCAGCTTCGACGAGGACGGCGAGGAGGAGGACGGCGAAGGTGGCGGCTGCAGCAGCGCCGCCGCACCTGCCTCGCTGCTCGGCCTCGCCCTGGTGGCCCGGGCCTTCCGCCGCCGCTGAAGGCACACGAACGAGAAAGGCCCGCCGCCGCATCAGAGCGGGGCGGGCCTTTTACACGTGCGACCCGGGATCAGCGCGGCCGCGGCGCCTGCTGGGTACCGCCCGACGTGGAGCCCGAGGTCGAACCGGAGGGCTTGGTGCCGGTGGAGCCCGAGGGCTTCGAGGTCGAGCTGCTCCTGCCGCCGATCTGCGCCTTGATCTGGTCGAAGCCGCCCACGAGCTCGCTCTTGCCGGAGCTCTTGCCGCTCGTGCGGATCTTGCCGCTGAGCGTCTGGGCGCGCTCCCCCGGCGCCGGATGCGAGGCGAAGAACTGCTCGAAGGCGTTCGGGTTGCCGCCCGACATCCGCTGGAGCTTCTTGAAGAAGGCGGGCATCGCCGCAGGGTCGTAGCCGGCGCGGGTGAAGAACGCGAAGCCCTCGTTGTCCGCCTCGCGCTCCGCGTCGCGGGAGTGGCGGGACATGTAGCCCTGTGCGGCGATGCCGGCTGCGAGCTGCGAGATCATCCCGGGGTTCTGGCCCAGGGCGAGGGAGGCGAGGGTCTGCAGGCCGAACTGCGCGCCGAGGGCCCGCGCCGCGTGGCGCTCGGTGACGTGGCCGACCTCGTGGCCGAGCACCGAGGCGAGCTCCGCCTCGCTGTCCGCCGCCTTGATCAGGCCGGAGTAGATGTAGATGTGCCCGCCCGGCAGGGCGAAGGCGTTCACCTGGTTTGGATTGTCGATGACGGTGAAGTTGTACTTGATGCCGGCGCGGCGGTCCTTGCCGGCGGCGTTGACGATCTTCTGCCCGACCTGATCGACGTAGCGCTGCACCGCGTCGTTCTTGAGGATCTTCTCCTCCTTGTTCACCTCGGCGGCGAGCTGGTTGCCGAGCTTCACCTCCTCGGAGGTGGGGAGGAGGGCCTCGCCAAGGGCGGTGGTCCCCGCGTCCGCGGTCTTCTGCACGCCGGAACAGCCGGCCATGGCGACGGCGATCAACAGGCTGGATAGC is a genomic window of Vulgatibacter sp. containing:
- a CDS encoding M48 family metallopeptidase; its protein translation is MRRLLSSLLIAVAMAGCSGVQKTADAGTTALGEALLPTSEEVKLGNQLAAEVNKEEKILKNDAVQRYVDQVGQKIVNAAGKDRRAGIKYNFTVIDNPNQVNAFALPGGHIYIYSGLIKAADSEAELASVLGHEVGHVTERHAARALGAQFGLQTLASLALGQNPGMISQLAAGIAAQGYMSRHSRDAEREADNEGFAFFTRAGYDPAAMPAFFKKLQRMSGGNPNAFEQFFASHPAPGERAQTLSGKIRTSGKSSGKSELVGGFDQIKAQIGGRSSSTSKPSGSTGTKPSGSTSGSTSGGTQQAPRPR
- a CDS encoding GNAT family N-acetyltransferase: MIRVRAALAEDYGAFAQLVPELGAGGPVPGETHWATDLAKQSLVAESNGSVVGYLVGGTAGRCGQVHQLVVDPQQRRQGIAQLLLAAFAGRLREAGCTSWQLNVEGHNAAARALYERSGFRLQRRSDWVEVQAEALTDLPRDATLVGRLVTPAEDEAIEARFDLPVAAMRWFRTIGGAALVAVDARDEARSFGVWLQEKRLVRPLRLDRAAALPALLAPVAPAGTITLVLEEGLPELIEALHAAGGTTVMQEYRYVGELPTAPPAAT
- a CDS encoding Mpo1-like protein encodes the protein MQLPADPTFAEFWPWYLGEHRRHATRAIHTLGTVAYLSWLGAALVARKPELALACPVIAYGAAWLSHLFVEKNRPATFRHPLLSLWADHVMAWYVLTGRIDAELKRLGIKSLPEAR
- a CDS encoding GNAT family N-acetyltransferase, which translates into the protein MIEIRDAAPLDYAAFARLFPALGPEFAVPDEAQWQGGMFADAIVAEDGQGVAGYVLGVPFGTVGHVSQLVVDEGRRRAGLGRRLMAAMGERLRARGCTSWQLNVKRENVAACRLYEGLGFRHASTCSWITLTSAIVETLPAAAVQARPIDPADDAAIDRAFGLREGNMAWGRTFAGNVLHEVVDAAGVRQGFGIYMQGTRFVVLLRLLRPDLLRPLLASFGAGATEDVRVAVEENDELRDVLLARGGRLDLETDRLVAPLAGAAR